A window of Sutcliffiella cohnii contains these coding sequences:
- a CDS encoding nicotinate-nucleotide adenylyltransferase, giving the protein MKIGIFGGTFDPPHIGHLIIANEVKHRLSLDEIWFMPNRIPPHKQRDSITSTELRIQMIETAINHNQHFRLETIELDREGPSYSYDTIVLLLKKHPDKQFNFIIGADMVEYLPHWYKIDELINKVQFVGVKRPGYQLETPYPVLEVETPLFDVSSTNVRERVKEGKPIQYFVPQEVEHIIEENRLYGKN; this is encoded by the coding sequence TTGAAGATTGGCATTTTCGGAGGAACATTTGATCCTCCCCATATTGGTCATTTAATTATTGCTAATGAAGTGAAGCATCGACTATCGTTAGATGAAATTTGGTTCATGCCTAACCGTATCCCTCCTCACAAACAACGAGATTCGATTACGAGTACAGAACTAAGAATACAAATGATTGAGACTGCCATAAACCATAATCAACACTTTCGACTAGAGACAATTGAGTTAGATAGAGAAGGTCCGTCCTATTCCTATGACACGATTGTTTTATTGTTAAAAAAACATCCAGATAAACAATTTAACTTCATCATTGGGGCAGACATGGTAGAATATTTACCCCACTGGTATAAAATTGATGAGCTAATTAACAAAGTACAATTTGTTGGGGTAAAACGACCAGGTTACCAATTAGAAACGCCGTACCCTGTTTTAGAGGTAGAAACACCACTTTTTGATGTTTCTTCCACTAATGTGAGAGAGAGAGTAAAGGAAGGAAAACCAATTCAATATTTTGTTCCACAAGAGGTGGAGCATATCATTGAGGAGAATCGGCTCTATGGAAAGAACTAA
- the yhbY gene encoding ribosome assembly RNA-binding protein YhbY — protein MLTGKQKRFLRSKAHHLDPIFQVGKGGVNENMVKQISEALEARELLKVSVLQNCEDDKHTVAEELVDGTRAELVQVIGNTIILYKQSRENKQLQLPN, from the coding sequence ATGTTAACAGGTAAACAAAAACGTTTTTTACGCTCAAAAGCACATCATCTTGATCCGATTTTTCAAGTAGGTAAAGGTGGAGTGAATGAAAATATGGTAAAGCAAATCTCTGAGGCTCTAGAAGCACGTGAATTATTAAAAGTGAGCGTCCTGCAAAACTGTGAAGATGATAAACATACAGTTGCGGAAGAACTTGTAGATGGAACTAGAGCAGAGTTAGTACAAGTAATTGGAAACACGATTATTTTATATAAACAATCGAGAGAAAATAAGCAACTTCAATTACCTAATTAA